From Columba livia isolate bColLiv1 breed racing homer chromosome 27, bColLiv1.pat.W.v2, whole genome shotgun sequence:
TCACACCGGGACCCGCAGCCCTTAATCCgggggggagagaaaaggcaaaaaacaccccaacccacaaaaaataaaaggcccggggtgggagggaggggagcACGGGGTCCCCCCTCGCAGACTTCCTCCAAGTTGGGAGAAGCGGGAGAGGGAGCGGGGGGGCTGCCGGTGCCcgcacagccctgcccctccggcgggcagcaccggcagctgccccggcccggcccggcccggggagctcagcgctgggcagggagagggaaaacCAGCGACGAAAAacaggggagtgggggggggatTATTTACCTCCCTCCGCACATCTGCATCCATTAATGACTTAGCGACAGCGTGAGCCGAGAACCACCGGGACACCGGCAGCCTCCGGGGCGGGGACTGGGGGGGACGCGGCACCGGCCCCGGGCAGGACGCGGAGCCCGGAGCCATCCAGGCGATGCGGAGCGCGGCGGAGCCGGTTGCGGCTCTCGGAGCGGACTGGCAGGAGCAGAAGGGCTGCGGGAAGCGGAGCCCCCCGCGATCACGTTGCCTTTACGTGGGGTTAAACAGATAACGTCTACCCGGGGCTTTAACGCCGGGAACCTCCGACCGGgcccgggcagccccggcccgcagccACCGGGCCTtcgggaggggcggggggagcggatTCCGCCCAAACATCCATTTTGTCCCTTTTGGAAAtggagagaggagggaaaaatgcgctgtctttttttttttaatctgctttctCCATATTTTACTACGTAAGGCATGACGTCCTCACGTCGGGAGCGGGATAGGTTAGCCCTGCGCtgggggggcggaggggggggggggctctGGCTGCAGAACCTAAAAATAACGgggattttattatttaaaaaaaaatcatcataatAATTCCGGTGACCCCTCGGATACGGTCCCGCGCGGGCAGCGGGAGGAAGGACCGGATCGGATCCCATCCCCCCGGGTACCGCCGGACCGCCAGAGCTCGGGGTGCCCCACGGGGTGCAGAGGGGAAGGTGTGGGGGTGTCCTCCTGCCTCCCGGCCCGGCTGGGGCAGCGGCAGCaggcggcgggcgggcagggTCACCCGGCTCCCCGGCCGGTGCAGGATTATTCCgtgtaaagaaagcagaaatcgactattttttaattaaaccaaaaatcccTCCGCCCCGGCTGTTAATACCTCTAAGCTCCGACGTATCCCGGAACGGACCCCCCCGCCCCTCTCTCCCCCAGTACACCGGGATTTTCAGAGCCCGTTACAAAAATCAGTGACTGCAAAGGCTGCTCAGCGCAGAGTCCGGCGGGGTTTGCACCCCAAATTCAGCCCTGAAGATGGGGGGGACAAACCCCTGCAGACACCGAGCTGCGGAGCGGGGCTGGCTCAGCCACCGGAGAGATCGGGGTGCACGTCCCCCGCCACGGAGCCGTGACCGGGTCGTTACCGTGTTCCGCCCCGGTGCCCCCCtagccccgcccggccccggtACGGGCAGCCTCCCGGTTCGGCGCTGCCGGGGAGGCCGCCGGCTCCGTGCTCTTCCCTAATGAGCTCCACTTATGTATTTTCACTTCAACGAATATTTCTACCGGCGGTGCTGGGGGGGAGCCGGGACGCTCTGCCCCGGCCGCCCACCGCCCGTTCCGTCGAACCGGGGCTTCTCGGGGACCCGGCCCGCTTCCCCCGTCTCCGTCCGGTCCAGGAGAAGCAGGAGGCCGGGCCTGCACTTAGGACACCCCAAATCTTGCCGCCGGCCCCGGAATAACCATTCCCGGCGGTAAGCTGCGACCCCCGGGCTGCTCGGCCCCACCGCCGGGGCCACCCCCGGCAAAAGGCCCTCGGGGCCCTGCCCGGCTCGTCCAGCCCCCGGTACCGCTGGGGTCGGTCCCATTCCGGGGGGTTTGGATGGGGGCGGCGGCGTATTTTGGCTTCCTGATAACGTTTTGATCAAAAATTCATTAAGAGGCGCTCGGCGCAGTGCCATGAATATTTCAGGGATTTTGCAAAACAACAAAGTGGGTGTTTGGGGGAGGATACACGGGGAGCGGGGGGAAGAAGCGGGGAGACAGCCCCGGGTGACCGGCTCGGCCCCGGTTTGCTGCAGCGGGGCGGTGAGGAGCGACCGAGCACCCCCGGCCCGGGGCTCGTTCCCGCCCCGTTATGAGGTATTGAACGGCCCCGGGTAACCCGGGAGCCGGCGGCCCGTCCCGGACCATCGGTTCGCTGCAGTGACAGGCAGCGCCCAGCCCTGGGGGCCACCGCGATAGCCCCGAGCCGCACCGACCCTGCCCGTCCTTCCGGGGCTGCTCCGCGGTCACGCGTGGCCGTGGGGCTCCAAGGGGCTGCACCTCTCCCAGTTCCCGCAGCCGGGACGGGCCCGGATCTCTCCCGGCGAAGGAGCCGCCTGGGTGGGGGCAGCGGGGAGACCCCATCCCCACCCGAGATGTCCCCCCAGTAGCACCACAACCCCGCGGGATACAGACAATCAGCCCACACCCACCCAGGCTGCGATCCGAAGACAAGAGGCTTCTCCCCAACTCTGGGGAGGGGATGGTCCCCGAAAAACAACCTGCCCACATTTTTCCCAGCAAGGGAGCACCATGGCTGCAACGTCCACAGCCCCCCCCAAATCGGGGAGCAGAGCCCCAACAGCAAATCCAAGCCCTGGCAAAGGGGAGGTACCTGCACCGACCAGGAGACAAAGCCCCACCGGCTCCACAGCCCCCCACCCTGCCGGAGCAGCACGGCCCCCTGCCCTCCTGGGCCTGCAGGTAACTGGGCTTTACTGGGGCAGCTTCCCCAGCCAGCTGGGAAAGGGACACAAGGACACAGAGGTGGGGAGATGGTCCAGATTCCCCCACCATGGACCAGGACCCCATAGGATGGATGGGTGGGGGGCACAGAGCAGGTGCAAATGCTCTGTCTCTTCTCAGTGTCATCCCAAGCACTGTCCCCCCACTGAAGCTGAGTGTCCCTGGGTGCAATGGGGTGTCCCACTGTCTCTGCCACTCTGCAGGGATGCTTACTGGGTGGACAAGGGCACGAGGCTGGGGGCAAAGGGCAGAGGGACTTCTCTGCAAGGCCAAAGTGGGACCAGGGACACTCCAGGGCACCCTCCACCCAGGTTTAGGACCTGTCGCAATGGGGTATTACTGGACCTGCAGGCAGCCAGGGGAATGCGCAGCTCCGGTCGGCTTGGGGGTCTCCTACCGCTGCCCTCCGGGTCCCACCGGCCACTCCCGTGTCCCCGCGGTGGGATGCAGCAAGTCACCccctggcagccccagcccctccccaGGGCTCACCTCACCCTGACATTTCCTGGCGCTCCTTCCATGCCAGCGGGTTGCCATAGCAAATCTAAAtcttacaaacaaaaccaggagaaaagCCTTATTAGCATATATTCAAATGAGCCATGCAATAATGCAAACCATAAATCATGCAGTCATTGCTATTCAATCAGTGTCTCTTACCCCAGCCCCCACACTTTCCCTGGGTGTCTCGCCTCCTCCTTGCTTGCAGAAGCCCCTTCCTAGCCCCAAGGGTggcctgggaggggacacaccAGCTGGGGGGGGACCTGGGCCAAAGCTGGGTCCAGCCCTGGGCTCTCAAGGCTCCGCACAGCCCCTAATCCCAGCTGGTATTTATGTCACTCGTTGGGCTCTGTTAAACAGGGCAAACTCTTCCCAGGATTAATCTGCCACCCATGTTTTAATCTCGAGGCTCGCCCACCGGTATTCCCACCCCGCCCACAATAAAGAGACAAGCTCAGCGCTGGTGAGTAGCCGGTGTGGAGAgaatccccagccccacccaaTCCCAGCCTGTGAGTGCCCAGGTAGTACCGGGGGGAACCCATGCCCCCCCTAAAACCAGAGGATGGATGATGGGCTCTGCAAAATCTTGGTCCCGCCCGTGCCTTGCTCACCTATCAGCAGCACGGCCATGGTCACCGCCATACCCAGCACACTGCAGGCCCCACAGATGCTCCCCcgccccagggagcagcagaacccccccccaccccagccctgaGCTGTAAGCGACACAGTTAAGAGACACAATTAACCCCCCCTTGCTCCCACTGATGCCGATCTTAAGAGCATAGAAAGGGTTTTTCCCCCTCCCGCCTGCTCCCAGTGCCAGGCTGCTGTGCTGAGACCTTCCCAGCAGCTTTTTGGGGTCTCCCAGGGAGCCAAAAAGCGGGGAGCAGCACGGCTGGACCGCAGGGTCCCAGCCAAAGCCGGGGGTGACCCAGTTGTCACCCACATCACTGAGTCAGTGACCCTGGAGAGGCAACGCTGAGCctgggggacgtgggggacaGGAGCACTGAGCCAAAGGGGGTCAGGGTATGGGCTACTTCTTCCCTTGGGGACGTTAGTGACCTTGTTAGCCACCCCGAGTCATGCTGCTGACCCTAAGAAGCTCATGCCAGACACCCCGACGCTCCCAGCTCTTTATTGGTGAGAAGACAATAAATAGAAAAGAGCCACTGGGCTAGGGGAGCAGCACCCACCGCCCCCCCcgcatccctccatccctcgCACCATGGGACCCCTGGCAGCACCCCGAGCCGGGGGCAGTATTGGGCCCGGGGCCGTGCAGGGCTGGACCCGCCACTGGTGCTCTCAGTCCTGCTGCCACCGCGTGGCACTTCTCAGGCATTCCCGCTGGCTGGGGACACGCAGGGACAGATGGACGGACTGGGCTGGACAGTGTCCGGCACCGGACATGGGGCCGGGGTTGCGCTCGTTGCTCCGGGGGGGTCCTGGCCTGGCAGGGGGCTGCTggggtgcagagctgcagggagcggGGGCTGGCGGCGTGTGGGGGGCACCGGCATGGAGAGGGGATttgctgggagctgcagccccaggatgAGGGACCAGAACCCTGCGGGAAGCCCCACGGCACTGCCGCCCCCCCGACAGCATCGCAAAGGGCACAGGGGGGCTCAGGATGGGGGCAAAGCGGGGGGTTccccccaccctgcaccccatcGGCCTCGCTATCTCTGCCACGCGTCCATGGCCTGTGCCCGCCGTGCGGGGACAGGGACCCGCTGCTCCTCCACCAGCGGCCGGGGGGTTCCCATGGGGCAGGGGTACCCCTTGGTGTAGTCATCTCGCTGCTGGAGGTCTCCAGGGCCTCGGGAGGCTTCACTCAGGGAGACCAGGCTGGccaggggggtctggggggtgcccagccctggggacacccgcTCTGACTTGATGCTGATGGTTTGGTGCTGCAGGGAGGTGCCGGGGGCCAGGGACGGCTCTTCAGTGGGGACGTTCCGGCTGCTGACCCTGGGGTGTGAGGGGGGCAGGAGTGAGGCCGGGTCTCCCTGCACCCCTCGCCGAGGTGCACAGGGTGGGGAGAGGTTGAGCTGACCCCCCTTCTTCTcccaggtggggctgagacccccaAACTTCACCTCACACCCCAGCTCTGACCCAGCCGGGCACTGGGCAGCTGCCCACCCGGCTGCTGTGTGACGGGGGGGACACTGAGGACAGGTCCCCTATGAAATGTGGTTTGAAATAGGCTCTGCCAACCGCAGAGGGTGGGAGGGGGTGACTGTGCACCCTGGTTTTGGGGTGAAGCTGGACAGACTCCAGCACAGCCAGTAGCATGGGGGTGGCATTTCAGGTGATAGTTGTACCCAGGGCTGGGAggtggcacccatgggtgctgcagctcctcacgAACAGGCTCATTCCCAGCCCATGCCCCCACTCTTCACAGCTCCCCCCATCCTTACCNNNNNNNNNNNNNNNNNNNNNNNNNNNNNNNNNNNNNNNNNNNNNNNNNNNNNNNNNNNNNNNNNNNNNNNNNNNNNNNNNNNNNNNNNNNNNNNNNNNNNNNNNNNNNNNNNNNNNNNNNNNNNNNNNNNNNNNNNNNNNNNNNNNNNNNNNNNNNNNNNNNNNNNNNNNNNNNNNNNNNNNNNNNNNNNNNNNNNNNNCCCAGCACCTGCGAGTGCCCCAGGGCTGGGTGGGCTCTGGATGGGACAGGGGGTGACCTGCCGTCCTGCTCCTGCCATCCCCAGGTGTCCACGTGTTTGGGCTCTGTGCCACCGCCCTGGTGACAGACGTCATCCAGCTGGCCACCGGCTACCACGCGCCCTTCTTCCTGACCGTCTGCAAGCCCAACTACACGCTGCTGGGCACGCCTTGCGACGCCAACCCCTACATCACCCAGGACATCTGCTCGGGCGCGGACAAGCACGCCATCCTCTCTGCCAGGTAGTGCCGGGGGGACCCGCGCTGCGATGCCGACCCTCCCGCCTGTCCCAACCGCGCTCTCCCGTCTCCCCGCAGGAAGACTTTCCCATCCCAGCATGCGACGCTCTCGGCTTTTGCTGCCGTCTACGTGTCGGTGAGTTCCCGGTGCTGCCCGGTGCTCATCCCGCAtgtgctggggcagcagggTCCCCTTCCCGTCGGCACGCGCCCTCCGGTGCACGGCCAAGCACTGCCCGACACACGTGACCACGCTGGGTGTGTGCACAAGCATGTGCACACGCGTGTGTGCGCTCTGACACTTGTGGTTCCATGGGCACCCAAGCGCTCTTTGCATGGCTGGGGGCAGGGGGCTGCGGTGCCGTGATGGCAGCGGTCACTGGTGCCGTGACTGAGCCAGTTCCTGCCTCCCCGCCACCAGATGTATTTCAATTCCATCATCTCGGACAGCACCAAACTCCTCAAGCCCATCCTGGTCTTCGCCTTTGCCATCGCCGCCGGCATCTGCGGCCTGACGCAGATCACCCAGTACCGCAGCCACCCCGCCGATGTCTACGTGGGGTTCCTGATCGGTGCCGGCATCGCCGCCTACCTGGTGGGTCCTGGTccgtggggctgggagggagggaCGCTCGGTGTGGGCCGCGGTGCCGGCGCGGTGCTGACCCTGCTCCCCTCCCACAGGCTTACCATGCCGTTGGCAACTTCTGCGCCCCAGCAGAGAGGGTCCCGGCACCGGCCCCCACCAAGGACGCGCTGCGGGCACTGACACAGCGCGGCCACGACTCCGTCTACCACCAAAACAAGTCGGTGAGCACCGACGAGCTGAACCCGCAGACGCGGCTGGAGGAGGCGGCACGGCCGGTGCCGCGGGAGAAGaactctctgggcagcctgaaGCGGGCCAGCGTGGACGTGGACCTGCTGGCCCCCCGCAGCCCCATGGGCAAGGAGAACATGGTGACCTTCAGCAACACCCTGCCCCGTGTCAACACCCCCTCCATGGATGACCCCGCGCGGCGCCACATGACCATCCACGTCCCCGTGGACGCCTCCCGCTCCAAGCAGCTCATCACCGAGTGGAAGCAGAAGTCGCTGGAGGGCCGGAGCATGACGCTGGCGGAGGAGGCGGCGCAGGGCCGGGGCGCCGGGGACACCGGTGATGACGTCCCCCCGTCGCTCTACCCCACGGTGCAGGCGCGCGCGGCCGAGCGGGCGGCCATGGGGCCCCGCGTCCTCATCCAGCCGCGGGCGGGCGCCTCGCAGCTGGTGCACATCCCCGAGGAGAGCCAGGCGGGCGCTGGCACCACGGCCAGCAGTGGCGCGGCCGTGCGCGCCAAGTGGGTGATGGTGGCCGAGAAGGGGGCTGCCCAGCGGGTGGCCAACCCCCCGCGCCTCATGCAGGTCATCGCCATGTCCAAGCAGCAGAACATCGTCTCCATCACCCCCAAGCACTCGGAGACCTCGTCGTCCTCCACCAGCTCTGACTCCTCCCAGTACCGCTCGCCCTCGGAGCGGGACAGCTCCAGCATCATCACCATCGACGCCCACGCCCCCCACCACCCCGTCGTGCACCTCTCCGCCGGGAATGGGCCCTGGGAATGGAAGTCGGGGCCGAAGGGGCCGGAGGGGCCGGACGCCTACGAGCTGGGTGAGGCGGGGAAGGATTTCCGCGGCTTCCGCGCGCCCAAGAGCGCCGGCATCTCCCCCGGCTCCTCCGTCAGCGACATGGAGCAGGACGAGCCGCGCTACGGCAGCCTGGCTGCCATCCCGGGGGAGCGGGGGGACGCGCCCCCCGAGGGGCTGCTGGGCACGGCCAG
This genomic window contains:
- the PLPPR3 gene encoding phospholipid phosphatase-related protein type 3, translating into MAGPGFVSQHSRFRREGTGVHVFGLCATALVTDVIQLATGYHAPFFLTVCKPNYTLLGTPCDANPYITQDICSGADKHAILSARKTFPSQHATLSAFAAVYVSMYFNSIISDSTKLLKPILVFAFAIAAGICGLTQITQYRSHPADVYVGFLIGAGIAAYLAYHAVGNFCAPAERVPAPAPTKDALRALTQRGHDSVYHQNKSVSTDELNPQTRLEEAARPVPREKNSLGSLKRASVDVDLLAPRSPMGKENMVTFSNTLPRVNTPSMDDPARRHMTIHVPVDASRSKQLITEWKQKSLEGRSMTLAEEAAQGRGAGDTGDDVPPSLYPTVQARAAERAAMGPRVLIQPRAGASQLVHIPEESQAGAGTTASSGAAVRAKWVMVAEKGAAQRVANPPRLMQVIAMSKQQNIVSITPKHSETSSSSTSSDSSQYRSPSERDSSSIITIDAHAPHHPVVHLSAGNGPWEWKSGPKGPEGPDAYELGEAGKDFRGFRAPKSAGISPGSSVSDMEQDEPRYGSLAAIPGERGDAPPEGLLGTASRESTLRRKPAERDGPADSEVDHYYKKMQASRRFKD